The Nitrosarchaeum sp. genome includes a window with the following:
- the twy1 gene encoding 4-demethylwyosine synthase TYW1 yields the protein MSCSGEIVDEEKLIQIKPGISQQLKKAKYGVADHSTVELCHWTKKSFKHEGSCYKHKFYGISTHRCMEFSPAGMHCENRCVYCWRPMEFYDSLKMEPEKVSEPKEILTKLMEERKKLIMGYYGDSRNDKQRLDESLLPSHYAISLSGEPTMYPKLPELIKYLKSLEATKSIFLVTNGQEPDMIQRLQDEDALPTQLYLSTNAADYDSFLKINRPKYDDSWQRWNRTLEMLKHLDTRTVLRITLIRDYNDQKEMIPAFSSMLKQASPHFIEIKSYMHIGRSTNRLEHSNMLEMEEVRRFSDEVAKQSEIFSIMDESLVSRIVILQNNQRTINRWISAYSSTS from the coding sequence ATGAGTTGTTCTGGAGAAATAGTTGATGAAGAGAAACTAATACAGATCAAACCTGGAATCTCACAACAATTAAAAAAAGCAAAATATGGTGTTGCAGATCATTCTACAGTAGAACTTTGTCATTGGACAAAAAAATCATTCAAACATGAAGGAAGTTGTTACAAGCATAAATTTTATGGAATTTCGACTCACAGATGTATGGAATTTTCTCCTGCCGGAATGCATTGTGAAAATCGTTGTGTGTATTGTTGGAGACCGATGGAATTCTATGATTCACTAAAAATGGAACCAGAAAAAGTTTCCGAACCAAAAGAGATACTAACAAAGTTAATGGAAGAACGAAAAAAATTGATAATGGGATATTATGGAGATTCAAGAAATGACAAACAAAGATTAGATGAATCGTTATTACCAAGTCATTATGCTATTTCACTTTCCGGTGAACCAACAATGTATCCGAAGCTTCCAGAATTAATAAAATATCTCAAATCATTAGAAGCAACAAAGTCAATTTTTCTTGTAACAAATGGACAAGAACCAGACATGATTCAAAGGTTACAAGATGAGGATGCATTACCAACACAATTGTATCTATCTACAAATGCGGCAGATTATGATTCATTTTTAAAAATTAACAGACCAAAATATGACGACTCTTGGCAAAGATGGAATAGAACGTTAGAGATGTTAAAGCACCTAGATACAAGGACTGTACTTCGAATTACGCTCATAAGAGATTACAATGACCAAAAAGAGATGATTCCAGCTTTTTCTTCAATGCTAAAACAAGCTAGTCCACACTTTATTGAAATAAAGTCTTACATGCACATTGGTCGTTCAACTAACAGATTAGAACACTCAAACATGTTAGAAATGGAAGAAGTGAGAAGATTTAGTGATGAAGTAGCAAAGCAAAGTGAAATATTTTCAATAATGGATGAGAGTCTTGTTTCAAGAATTGTAATATTGCAAAACAATCAAAGAACTATCAATCGTTGGATTTCAGCTTACTCAAGTACCAGTTAG